The region ACAAAGCCCTGGCTGAACAAGCACGTACCGGATACTTTCGGTCTCTTGATCATCCGCCCGGACTGGACATTGGCCgtgagctagtgggcagcctgggacggagtcggctctcttggttgctttgttggttcTGTTCGTGTCTCTGGCTGTGCTGCTCCCCCCAGCAGACGAAGGCGTGGACACCaactttgtgtttttattttgttttgtctacGCATGGTGCAATCATATGTGCGCAACATGTATTATTCCTCATTTCTTtcgttttttgttgtgttttacttttgtagctgtatgtagcaGCTctatgctcttttaatgtattttatgtccgttgtgttctttaatgtttcgctcttgttttttttaccaagatGGCGCTGATAGTTGTtgcgtttttatttgttttttgcattaaacaaagagagcacagtctaccaagtcaaatttctTGAGTGTCAAACATACCTGGCCATTAAAGCGGATTCTGAAGTATCATCACTGGAGGATGAAGAATAACTAAAAATGCTACACTATGCACAGTTGGAGGACATGTTCACTGCAAACTAAAacacttgaatgtaaacaaaggttggCGGCTCATTACCAATATCCACAATAACAATACCAAATACAGTGTCAGTATATAGTCGATGCTAGAGtggttagatcgatattttttattacaataaaagcgtttttgttattgttaagtAAGTCCCCAAAGCAGACTTTACGGCCgaaaaccaaatgatttaaatcagagccaaaagtagaacatttaaatttttttgttgatATTTTGACACtttcatcctgtgtttttgtctgattaaaaaaaagataatcatTCAAAGATCTTGAAAATTTgaggtatcagcattggtatgaccagtactgcccctgcaactacttggtattggatccatacccaaatttgtagtatcacccaaaaagtATCCAAATAATAGAAGAATAagagcttattacattttaacagaagtgtagatagaaatatgttccaacagaaagtaaccagatattaacagtaaattagcaagtacattaataatagttTAAACAAATTAATAAGACTGGAAATGTCGCAATATGTTTACGCATGCGTCAGAAGCCAAAATAGGAGCATGTGTAACTCATTTTGAAATAGTTCCATTAACATTTACATGCCAAATAGAATATTGTCATATATATTGTTATcgtaggaggctgcaatatatactgCGATATAGATTTAAGACCATCATCCCTTGTAAAGGTTTAATTTTATGTGTTAAAAAACCTTGCAAAATACATTTTAGTTGGTCAGCAATTAAAATATATGTTTACCTGTGTAAGAGATCAGGCAAGGCAAGGCCACCAAGAGCTCCAAGACCAGAACGCTGATCAGCATGTAGATGTGCACAGGGTGTGGCAGTCTTGCAGCCATGATAACCAACAGCATCACATTGCCTGCACAGAAATCACTCATTACCGCCATCTAGTGGAGCGCCTGACACACTGCGAGAGACTAAATACCCGCAGAATGGACGGTGAGAGGCAGGTGCTTGAGTTCCTGCGTCCCCCTGTAGAACCTCAGGTAGCCTCTGCAGCGGGCCTGACCGTGATGGTGCTGCATGTACCAGGTGAACAAGAGCACCAGCAGCCAGAGGACCACCTTGCCAAAGACCACCACGCTGTCCCCCTGCACAGGGCCCAAAACGCTGGCGCAAACGTCCTCCCGTCCGAACTTCAGTACGCACAGCAGCGCCACGCACACCGAGAGCCCCACGTACACAACCTGTCAGACACAAACAGGGTTTGTTTGCATTTCAGAATAGAAAATAGTCTGGTCCACTGGCAATGTTTTAAGTAGGACGGGTCCTACATGGAGCAGTGACAGCAGGGCAGCATGGCAGGCGGTCGGCACGGTCCGAAACTCTCTCCTGATGGCGGATTGGAGGGCATCGGCCGAAATGAGAGGTCCGTCCAACAGGGACTCCTCCTCGCTCCGCGTCATGTCCACTGAGGAGGCTGCCTGCTTCAAACACAGCAGTTTAACAATGTTGGCCCAGTCTGTGGCACGGCTGATTAGAGGCTCTAAATTAACTATTGGTATGAATAATTGTTTTGAccccaaaaaaatattctaaGCTTGTAGAAATATTCTTGAATAGGCTGCATTTTACCCGCCACACCCTAAGAATGACAAGCTTGCAGTGATGTAGAAAAGAACTGCACTGCATCAACTTGTTGCAAATATTTTGCCCCTCTTATGTAATCATGAACTAACCATGCTGGAATACTCTTAATTAACGTAGTATTAGTCAGAACTGAGCAATAGCAAGTCTTTGTGAAGGCAGAATCATGTATGATCTAGCTACCTAATTATGTGCAAATATAGACTAACACGTGACGTCTGATATCTAACGTCTTTATTCAACCTAAAAGTCATACTGACATAGattaatttcatttatttatctccatttttttttatcaatagacaattaaactttagcaactaaacacatatttagacacctatgcttgagaaggaacaggatgaagaaaatcttatattttctgcccccttcaacataataagtagtcttacttaatggatagcccagattcacaagcatacaaaccaaacaaatacatccaaatataatgaaaacaaacaaaaaacacaacaacaaaaaaacaagtgcaaaacttcatgaagtacaaaccgaacaaaaaaagtaatatacacctcacgggatgatacaaaacaaatacaaaaccagacaaaaaataagtaaaataataaatataaagcaaaatgtagacacttacggctgaccatatgatcttattgttctgtctttattttatttttttcaattggaatatatttctacaatcttttatctcactgTAAAGAGAACTCCATAGTTTAAACCCcaccacatttgttttaaagttgtccttgaatactgatgtttgaaatgaccttttcttctatgctcttcattctcagaagtgatgacaaacattttttgtaaatttgctggtaatgtttgacTTTTTAGCCGtaaacataacacataatgtctgtaactttactagctcctgtagtttcaataaaccagaattaataaataatatgttagtgtgttctagaccagtgtttttcaaccttttttgaggcaaggcacatttttttccattaaaaaatacggaggcacaccaccagcagaaaacgttaaaaaatgaaactccaccaggtcgtcgtgccttattttgagtttgtttgtgtttttctgtGTATAGTGCTTTACTTCTTGTCttccgctgttattttggtggcccttcccgttttgttggtgttttcctgtagcagtttcatgtcttcctttgagcgctattccccgcacatgctttgtgttagcaagcagggctatttaagttgttgctattcttctttgtgtggacattgttgattgtcatgccatgtacatacttgccaaccttgagacctccgatttcgggagattggggggggatgaactgaaattattttatccaatcattttggaacttgcaagcgtacttcttcttcttactcgtcgtcaccatgtctcttcgtcgttcttctgcttcgtctctgttatgtttttggacattactacttgctgtagttttgaagcaatgaatgatgggaatccggatgttgtgtgtcagtgtattaacgtgccggctggaataaacacacgctgagaaatagctccgtgcctgcctactttatgggttatagataaacctatggataacggagacatatataatagtatccttttcaggtgagagaggacgctaaaggcagtgcctttaaggcacgccccaatattgttgtccgggtggaaatcgggagaaatccaggagaatggttgctccgggaaattttcgggaggggcactgaaattcggaattctcccgggaaaatcgggagggttggcaagtatggccatgtacggatgtactttgtggatgccgtaagtttttgctgttgtccagcattttgtttctgtttactttgtagccagttcagttttactttcgctttgaatagccattgccttttcctttcgtccatttttggtttaagcattacataccttttttacctgcaccctgtctcccgctgtggtctgcatattgggatcacaacaaaccatcctcgtctcacccgacacattccgacttttacaaagcaattaaatacctgatgccacctactgacatggagtattacgtcgTTACCGtgccgagttctacacagcacagacactaagcaacggcacattatttacagATTATAattatcaggcatgtgatttgaccacaatgaaaaagactgaaaaaatttccgggggtctgggggacgaaggcctCCAGACAGGTCCAgggcggtgccctggtgggggggACAAGGGGGCcgacgccccccgaagctcctggtttttcaccaatttaacatgccaaagttaacaaagacagcaccatttgaagaaaatattttagtgtttaaagacatgaaaacatcattaatagaacataccttgcttcaagttgtttcatatgtttttggcgtttcgcatgtacttccaaagccttgaaacctcgtgatccatagtcaatattatcatgacaccacgtgcacaaaacctttccgggacgatcgattttccgaataaaatcaccgaacaaagtcgtaacttccttcttcccaacagtatcagtgatttccctttccatccagtcccatcgaaacttatttttgacatgtttatcaatttcttttactcgtaaagcgtcctttctctcgagaaccgacatcgtttacatatggaaaatggcggtaataaccattatgaatgatgacgttattaacgtcatcattcataacagatgtcctgattggtcacaaggaacatatcgaccaatcaactacggcgtaatataaactacgtcgcaaatcttgatttagggttggaaaaaaaaacggaaaaacgggagataatttatttttttcccccgagattaaaaaagacagaattccgactttagatggaaaaatcacatgcctgaattattgatttgcaaaaaaatattttttggaccaattaggtgaagttgcgtaATTTCGTAATGCGTAATGCCTGGtggatagagtgtccgccctgagatcggcaggttgtgagttcaaaccccggccgagtcataccaaagactataaaaatgggacccattacctccctgcttggcactcagcatcaagggttggaattgggggttaaatcaccaaaaatgattcccgggcgtggccatcactgctgcccactgctcccctcacctcccagggggtgatcaagggtgatgggtcaaatgaagagaataatttcgccacacctagcgtgtgacaattattggtactttaacttggttgaaaaacactgttctagataATCTGCGTTATGAATATTTCTTATAGCTCTTtcctgtagttgatacaatgcctttatgttactcttatatgtgttcccccacacttccacacagtagccgATATATGGaaatataagtgcacaatacaatacaCGCATTGCCTTgtaatctaacacatattttaccttatttaataCAACACATAGATAAGCGTCAACAAAATGGATCGAGTATATTTTTGATTTGtttatgttaaaaaacaaaacaagctagCTTACTGGCAAACAGTCCTTAGCTACGAACAAAGCTAAACATTGACGTGGCGACTATATAATAGTAGTAAAATGACAGGTACATACAGCATTAAAAGCGCCCTTTGGTTCCATTTTTTTTCGAAAATACCCAATGTCTTCAAAGCACACAATATGCACTCAGCAGGTGAAAGGCTTGCAGTTAGCTACATGGCTCAGAGGATGGACAGAAGCCTGATGTGATCACGTGACCCCAAAGGCGGAAGAAACTACCCTCGGTAGCAttgaatgctaacaagctaacgtgaACTATATCTCCGTCGAAGTCGGTCGCATGTGGCCCGTGGCTGCGTACCTTAATCACGGCGACTCCTTTGTTGCCCATACAAGTGAAAGTTGTGCTGAAAGCTGCTTTGTTTAAATACAACAACATTAAAAATAGGTCGTAcctgccccccccccaaaaaaaacgacTGTCACGTGACACCGGCACGTCGTAGTGTGATGATCCACGACAGTACAGTCTGATTTACGGCTTGCACTGGTCGATTGTAAACAATCACACGTACGGTAATGTTATAGCGCTGTATTTGTAGATAATATGTGTATTTAATTCTAAagacaaataataaaatatgtattaatgcttagtacaaaaaagtacaatacttaacGTTTTAACCCAGGAAAATGCACAATTCACGACTTTTTACCtgaaatgtttaaatagtcgcaattagggatgtccgataatgttttttttgccgatatccgatattccgatattgcccaactctttaattaccgataccaatatcaaccgatactgatatatacagtcgtggaattaacacatattatgcctaatttggacaaccaggtatggtgaagataaggttttttgttttttttaattaataagataaataaattaaaaacattttcttaataaaaaagaaagtaaaacaatataaaaacagttacatagaaactagtaattaatgaaaatgggtaaaattaactgttaaaggttagtactattagtggaccagcagcacgcacaatcatgtgtgcttacggactgtattccttgcagacttattgatatatattgatatataatgtaggaaccagaatattaataacagaaagaaacaacccttttgtgtgaatgagtgtaaatgggggagggaggttttttgggttggtgcactaattgtaagtgtatcttgtgttttttatgttgatttaatacaaataaaaataaaaaataaaaaataaaaaacgataccgataataaaaaaacgataccgataatttccgatattacattttaaagcatttatcgacatctttaGTCGCAATGTATTCATAATAATATTGTTTCATACAAGtatgacatatatattttttgttatattttattataactGTGTTACGATCAGCATTGCTGGGAAAAATATGACCATTTGTCTAACCATTTATGGTGTTTTAAATTGACATTaattaatgttaaagttaaggtaccaatgattgtcacacacacgaggtgtggcgaaattattccctgcatttgacccatcacccttgatcaccccctgggaggtgagaggagcagtgagcagcagcagcggccgcgcccgggaatcatttgttgtgatttaacccccaattccaacccttgatgctgagtgccaagcagggaggtaatgggtcccatttttatagtctttgtagTCAATTGATatagtttttgtattttgtacttcacagatgtgtaagttacccataccttgggcactaatacacccccataccatcacagatgctggcttttcaactttgcgcctataacaatttggATAGTTCCTTTCTTCTTTGTTCcgcggtttccaaaaacaatttgaaatgtggactcgtcagaccacagaacacttttccactttgcatcagtccatcttagatgagctcggccccagcgaagccggcggcgtttctgggtgttgttgataaacggctttcgctttgcatagtagagttttaacttgcacttacagatgtagcaacgaactgtagttactgacagtggttgtctgaagtgttcctgggcccatgtggtgatatcctttacacattgatgtcgctttttgatgcagagggatccaaggtcacgccATTCAATGTTCATtacgcttacgtgtagtgatttctctgaaccttttgatgatattacagaccgtagatggtgaaatccctaaattccttgcaatagctggttgagaaatgttgttctgaaacaatttgctcacgcatttgttcacaaagtggtgaccctcgccccatccttgtttgtgaatgactgagcatttcatggaagctgcttttatacccaatcatggcacccacctgttcccaattagcctgttcacctgtgggattttccaaataagtgtttgatgagccttcctcaactttctcagtcttttttgccacttgtgccagccttttttttaaacatgttgcaggcctcaaattccaaatgagctaatatttgcaaaaaatatcagttgtccagtttgaacattaaatatcttgtctttgcagtctattcaattgaatataggttgaaaaggatttgcaaatcattgtatcctgtttctatttaccattttcacaacgtgccaacttcactggttttgggttttgtaccaaATCATTCtaaaaatggataaaaaaaaacaataacaattgcAACAGCAAGTTTATTGACAAACATACACTTGCTATAAAAGACAACGGAGCAGAGCGTTTCACAGCGAGCGGAAACAAAGAAGCGTCGAGCTCAAACTCGGGAGGAGGCGACACTTCTAGAGGCAGACGAGGGCAGCGTGAGGGATGTGATGAAATGACAAATGAGAGAATAATTCTATAATAAAAACAAGCAGGGAAGCAGCAAGTAGTGTAATTGGTTTACATTATACAATAAGAGGCGCTGGATGAGATGAGGAGAGGCTGAGCCACTTCTTTCATTTGCTGGTATGGAACTGTTCTTCAAGtcgattcacacacacacacacacacacacacacacacacacacacacacacacacacgcacacgcacgtcgGTAGGTGCATGTCAAATAAAAACACCCACACATACACTTGCATTCCACACATAAGGCACTGGTTCAACGGTTAAAACACCTTAAAGGGAAAAGACTTAAACTCCATCATTTTGTGTCAGTAACATGCATTGTAAAATTCTGAAGTGATAACAAACTTAAATAGCAAACTCTCGAGAAGCAAGTCAAACCAATGCGATTCCCACAGAGGGACACTTGCAATAACTTATATTGTATATGCGCATGCATAAGTATAAATGCATGAACCCAGGAAAAGAATGAGATGGTAAGGCATTATAATGGTGGAGCTACCTTTACATCACACGCGACGAGTTCAAACATAAAATGAGAGTTGTGTTAGTCACGTGTGTGGTTTGATGTATTGTGCTTAGTGCTTGTATAGCCGTCATAAATACACTTATCATGCTACACAACTGTACCAGCGGACAAACACACTCCTGTATGCATGTTTATAATATCTGCTGTCCATTATTTTCCCGTTTATGGTTAAATACAAGGATTTTAAAGCGATCAGGGTCGGTTTGTGTGTTGGGGAGGTCCTAGATATGTCCAGAATATTACTCAAGGTTCTGGATGGTTCCCAACACTGATAGCAAAAGTGTACCCTCCAGGATTCCAGTAGAGAGGTGATAGGCCATCATAGTGTGGTGGGCTGTCCTCTGCCtgcaaacaaacataaaaacagtTTGAGTGATCATGTCACATTTTGTtggaaaatgtgtgaaaatgttgTCAGTGCGATTTTTATGTGACGAACGCAACACATGGGGCACATGTATTTAATCCCCATGTGTCcaactgacttgaaatttctcacacaactCTAAGAAAACACCCTACTAACAAGACCAATCACCTACCTAAAAATGTGGTACTTTATGGGGActgacaagcatgtgtgtgtAAAGTTAGAGCTAGCTTGGCAGACAAACATGGTCCCCGCCAAGCAAAACGTCTatgcaaattaattgtccataaATCACTGACACTTTTGTATGATTATAAAACTTGGTTTGATATATGTATTACAAGTACGCTAGTATGTCTTCCAAAGCCTTTCGAACCACAAATGtcctttacagcagtggtccccaacctttttgtaactgcggaccggtcaacgcttaaaaatttgtcccacggaccaggggcggggggggtatggtatttttttatattttttttgtcataaaaaaaatacaaatcctaccggcagactgtattgatctctattgatatataatgtaggaaccagaaatattaataacagaaagaaacaacccttttgtgcgaatgagtgtaagtgggggagggaggttttttgggttggtgcactaattgtaagtgtatcttgtgttttttatgttgatttatttaaaaaaaaaaaaaaaaaaaaaaatttttttttaatttatttaattttttcttgtgcggcccggtaccaatcgatccacggaccagtaccgggccgcggcccggtggttgggtaccactgctttacagcactgtattgtatatattgtatgtgtaATATAAACATGGGCTACACCGCAACTAGCCACTAGAGGGCAGTGAAGATCTTTGTTTACAAATGCTGGGAAAATATTATTACCTGTGTTATGTACTGATATAAAAGATTATTGCTACAATGACATCCTATTTAAGAACTCTTATCAAGTATTTTCCCTACAGGAATgaatttacataattttttttaactcaagtaaatattttttttctgaattctttgcttttattcattaattaattattaagcgttatcccacatttttttaaatttccccctcttcaaaaaatatatttaaaacaatgggaataagcggtagaaaatggatggattttgattTATGATCAAATACATGGATACATTTATGTATAAAAATATGGATGAAAGGATTTAAAGAAATGCATGTGTTATGTTTTCtttacataatatatacagtagattaaggaaaaacacacaaataccaagttaaaataattttaaataatacagtaatataagaaaacaataaatgtaataatataaaaaatatagataatagattagaaaaatataaaataaaatacaaattataaATACAGTTACAAATGTTTACATCATTAAGTTatgtaaaaacacacaaaaaccaaGTTTGCAGTTGATAAGAACATAACTATAAAATTTAatgaaattagtttaaaaaaaaaagtgaaaaaacaaaacaaaaccttaTTTAACTAaccactattatatatatatatatatatatatatatatatatatatatatatatatatatatatatatatatatatatatatatatatatatatatatatatatgtatatatatatatatatatatatatatataaattattggatatataaatacatatacacgtatatgtacatacatacatacatatatatatataaataaatatatatatatatatatatatatacatataaaaattttttcatgtatatattcatttcaccctatattcattgcacttccatattttttatatttttacatatttacacatttacacattgtttttctagcatgcacacatcgcactgtatggaatggcctcaatctcgttaccctgcgtaatgacaataaagctgattctgattctgatacatacaaatgtatatatatatatatatatatatatatatgtatatatatacatatacatatacatatatatatatatatatatatatatatatatatatatatatatatatatatatatatatatatatatatatatatatatatatatatatatacacacatatataagtataacaaattaaaaaaaagattgtgaAGGTATACCGAATGTAATGTGTTTGCTATTCTCACCGCGAGATGAAATGTAGCAGTCGTGACAGGTCAGCAGTCCATTACGGATCCTTACGTCCGTCCCAGTCGTGGCGTCCCCCAGCTGCCCCTCGCACAGGCCGCACTGTGgaaacaaacacatgcacactAACATTGAGcttccatttttattgctttctCACCTGTGAAATGCTGCATTTTTATGTCCTACCTTGAAACACTGCATGT is a window of Nerophis lumbriciformis linkage group LG25, RoL_Nlum_v2.1, whole genome shotgun sequence DNA encoding:
- the tmem192 gene encoding transmembrane protein 192 isoform X1, which translates into the protein MLLYLNKAAFSTTFTCMGNKGVAVIKQAASSVDMTRSEEESLLDGPLISADALQSAIRREFRTVPTACHAALLSLLHVVYVGLSVCVALLCVLKFGREDVCASVLGPVQGDSVVVFGKVVLWLLVLLFTWYMQHHHGQARCRGYLRFYRGTQELKHLPLTVHSAGNVMLLVIMAARLPHPVHIYMLISVLVLELLVALPCLISYTGKVMRFNTARAAPDVSQEEHSHNFRVTSLPTETGFRDRSSLEEVVEKQADLIEYLKQHNSLLSRRLLNLTAQH
- the tmem192 gene encoding transmembrane protein 192 isoform X3, coding for MEPKGAFNAQAASSVDMTRSEEESLLDGPLISADALQSAIRREFRTVPTACHAALLSLLHVVYVGLSVCVALLCVLKFGREDVCASVLGPVQGDSVVVFGKVVLWLLVLLFTWYMQHHHGQARCRGYLRFYRGTQELKHLPLTVHSAGNVMLLVIMAARLPHPVHIYMLISVLVLELLVALPCLISYTGKVMRFNTARAAPDVSQEEHSHNFRVTSLPTETGFRDRSSLEEVVEKQADLIEYLKQHNSLLSRRLLNLTAQH
- the tmem192 gene encoding transmembrane protein 192 isoform X2 — encoded protein: MLLYLNKAAFSTTFTCMGNKGVAVIKAASSVDMTRSEEESLLDGPLISADALQSAIRREFRTVPTACHAALLSLLHVVYVGLSVCVALLCVLKFGREDVCASVLGPVQGDSVVVFGKVVLWLLVLLFTWYMQHHHGQARCRGYLRFYRGTQELKHLPLTVHSAGNVMLLVIMAARLPHPVHIYMLISVLVLELLVALPCLISYTGKVMRFNTARAAPDVSQEEHSHNFRVTSLPTETGFRDRSSLEEVVEKQADLIEYLKQHNSLLSRRLLNLTAQH
- the tmem192 gene encoding transmembrane protein 192 isoform X4, which encodes MEPKGAFNAAASSVDMTRSEEESLLDGPLISADALQSAIRREFRTVPTACHAALLSLLHVVYVGLSVCVALLCVLKFGREDVCASVLGPVQGDSVVVFGKVVLWLLVLLFTWYMQHHHGQARCRGYLRFYRGTQELKHLPLTVHSAGNVMLLVIMAARLPHPVHIYMLISVLVLELLVALPCLISYTGKVMRFNTARAAPDVSQEEHSHNFRVTSLPTETGFRDRSSLEEVVEKQADLIEYLKQHNSLLSRRLLNLTAQH